One window of the Anaeromyxobacter dehalogenans 2CP-C genome contains the following:
- a CDS encoding NfeD family protein translates to MRHGEIARAARSAVPRRARAALPLACAALVAAGLAARAAGAAAPPPAPPAAAPARVLSAAVKGPITGGTVEYLEAALARARTGGFAALVVTLDTPGGQLDATREIVQAMLATEVPVIVWVGPAGARAGSAGVFLTLAADVAAMHPTSNIGAAHPVTGAGKDVAEEAGKDMAKKVENDTAAFARSVAAARGRNADWAEKAVRESVSVTAEEALRLKVADLTAADLPELLAKADGRKVGQGAAARPLKVAGAAIEPYEPTVRQRLLGFLADPNVMAILMLVGMLGIAVEFYHPGMIFPGAVGGFCLFLAFLAMRVIPVNVGAVILLLAGVGLLVAEAYVTAHGLAGLAGAACLVLGTLFFVNTSAPGDWFDPGALRLSPWVIWPTPAALALLLAFMAWNVARVRRAPLQLGAPALVGAPGEALSEIGPAAGEAFVHGEYWQARSAAPIPRGAAVRVVAVEGLTVTVVAAGPGNG, encoded by the coding sequence ATGCGCCACGGCGAGATCGCCCGCGCCGCGAGGTCCGCCGTTCCCCGCCGCGCCCGCGCCGCGCTGCCGCTCGCGTGCGCCGCGCTGGTCGCCGCCGGCCTGGCCGCGCGCGCGGCCGGGGCCGCCGCGCCCCCGCCCGCGCCGCCGGCCGCCGCGCCGGCCCGGGTCCTCTCCGCGGCGGTGAAGGGTCCCATCACCGGCGGCACGGTCGAGTACCTCGAGGCGGCCCTGGCGCGCGCCCGCACCGGCGGGTTCGCCGCGCTGGTGGTGACGCTCGACACGCCCGGCGGCCAGCTCGACGCGACGCGCGAGATCGTCCAGGCCATGCTCGCCACAGAGGTGCCGGTGATCGTGTGGGTCGGCCCGGCCGGCGCGCGGGCCGGCTCGGCCGGCGTGTTCCTCACGCTCGCCGCCGACGTGGCGGCGATGCACCCGACCTCCAACATCGGCGCGGCGCACCCGGTCACCGGCGCCGGCAAGGACGTCGCCGAGGAGGCCGGGAAGGACATGGCGAAGAAGGTGGAGAACGACACCGCCGCCTTCGCGCGCAGCGTCGCGGCCGCCCGCGGTCGGAACGCCGACTGGGCCGAGAAGGCGGTGCGCGAGAGCGTGTCGGTCACCGCCGAGGAGGCGCTGCGGCTGAAGGTGGCGGACCTGACGGCCGCCGACCTGCCCGAGCTGCTCGCGAAGGCCGACGGCCGGAAGGTGGGGCAGGGGGCCGCGGCGCGCCCGCTGAAGGTGGCGGGCGCGGCGATCGAGCCGTACGAGCCGACGGTCCGGCAGCGGCTGCTCGGGTTCCTCGCCGACCCGAACGTCATGGCGATCCTGATGCTGGTGGGGATGCTCGGGATCGCGGTGGAGTTCTACCACCCGGGCATGATCTTCCCCGGCGCGGTGGGCGGCTTCTGCCTGTTCCTCGCGTTCCTCGCCATGCGCGTCATCCCGGTGAACGTGGGGGCGGTGATCCTGCTGCTCGCCGGCGTGGGGCTGCTCGTCGCCGAGGCGTACGTCACCGCGCACGGGCTGGCCGGGCTGGCCGGCGCCGCCTGCCTGGTGCTCGGGACGCTGTTCTTCGTGAACACCTCCGCGCCGGGGGACTGGTTCGACCCGGGCGCGCTCCGGCTCTCACCGTGGGTGATCTGGCCCACGCCGGCCGCCCTGGCGCTGCTGCTCGCGTTCATGGCCTGGAACGTGGCCCGCGTGCGCCGGGCCCCGCTGCAGCTGGGCGCGCCCGCGCTGGTGGGCGCGCCCGGCGAGGCGCTCTCCGAGATCGGCCCGGCCGCGGGCGAGGCGTTCGTTCACGGTGAGTACTGGCAGGCGCGCAGCGCCGCGCCCATCCCGCGCGGCGCCGCGGTGCGGGTGGTGGCCGTGGAGGGGCTCACGGTCACGGTGGTGGCCGCGGGGCCCGGGAACGGCTAG
- a CDS encoding uracil-DNA glycosylase — MTTPPPGQDTPPAGTQEATSRPSAAGEKGCGSEALVQVRDALGDCRRCKLAGGRTTLVFGVGNPHAELVFVGEGPGADEDREGEPFVGKAGQLLTKMIQAMGYQREQVYIANVVKCRPPGNRNPEPDEIEACEPFLRAQLAAIRPRVVVALGKFAAQTLLRDTTPITRLRGGWREYEGIRLMPTFHPAYLLRSPEEKKKAWEDLQLVMKELGRPPPGR; from the coding sequence GTGACCACCCCTCCTCCTGGTCAGGACACCCCGCCCGCAGGAACCCAGGAAGCAACCTCCCGCCCGTCCGCTGCCGGGGAGAAGGGCTGCGGGAGCGAGGCGCTCGTCCAGGTCCGCGACGCGCTCGGCGACTGCCGCCGCTGCAAGCTCGCCGGCGGCCGCACCACGCTCGTGTTCGGGGTGGGGAACCCCCACGCCGAGCTCGTGTTCGTGGGCGAGGGGCCGGGCGCGGACGAGGATCGCGAGGGAGAGCCGTTCGTCGGGAAGGCCGGCCAGCTCCTGACGAAGATGATCCAGGCGATGGGGTACCAGCGCGAGCAGGTCTACATCGCGAACGTGGTGAAGTGCCGCCCGCCCGGGAACCGCAACCCGGAGCCGGACGAGATCGAGGCGTGCGAGCCGTTCCTGCGCGCCCAGCTCGCCGCCATCCGGCCGCGGGTCGTGGTCGCGCTGGGCAAGTTCGCGGCGCAGACGCTCCTGCGGGACACGACGCCCATCACCCGGCTCCGGGGCGGCTGGCGCGAGTACGAGGGCATCCGGCTCATGCCCACGTTCCACCCCGCCTATCTCCTGCGCAGCCCCGAGGAGAAGAAGAAGGCATGGGAGGACCTGCAGCTCGTCATGAAGGAGCTGGGCAGGCCGCCACCCGGGAGGTGA
- a CDS encoding zinc dependent phospholipase C family protein yields the protein MKLLRLLLPATLAAAAVAILAWPSDAQAWGPLAHLNFSAQALANLGVAQPSLRMVLQDFGNEFLYGSLAADIVVGKNMARYLYHCHNWRVGFNVFKQARPGAEQAFALGFLAHLSADTVAHNYFVPFKTVASFHKTNTRHAYWELRYDRRMDRDLSRLARQVSTRAIRGHDDFLARTLTGASVIPFGVSRQLFRSLLVSARMGGFHHVSRLALARERNLVLEPDLVTETNELAVQAILGLLAEGERSQAARADATGARNIRLATDLRKQLKERTVHHRIPFRDAADIAEETRLSFRRGIHGKLILPPSIAKLAA from the coding sequence ATGAAGCTGCTCCGCCTGCTCCTCCCCGCCACGCTCGCAGCCGCCGCCGTCGCCATCCTCGCCTGGCCCTCCGACGCCCAGGCGTGGGGGCCGCTGGCGCACCTCAACTTCTCGGCGCAGGCCCTCGCGAACCTGGGCGTGGCGCAGCCCTCGCTGCGCATGGTGCTGCAGGACTTCGGCAACGAGTTCCTCTACGGCTCCCTCGCGGCGGACATCGTGGTGGGCAAGAACATGGCCCGCTACCTGTACCACTGTCACAACTGGCGCGTGGGCTTCAACGTGTTCAAGCAGGCGAGGCCCGGGGCCGAGCAGGCCTTCGCGCTCGGCTTCCTCGCGCACCTCTCCGCGGACACGGTCGCGCACAACTACTTCGTGCCGTTCAAGACGGTCGCCTCGTTCCACAAGACCAACACCCGCCACGCCTACTGGGAGCTGCGCTACGACCGCCGCATGGACCGCGACCTGTCGCGGCTGGCGCGCCAGGTGTCCACCCGCGCCATCCGCGGCCACGACGACTTCCTGGCGCGCACGCTCACCGGCGCGTCGGTGATCCCGTTCGGCGTCTCGCGACAGCTGTTCCGCTCGCTGCTGGTGAGCGCGCGCATGGGCGGGTTCCACCACGTCTCGCGGCTGGCGCTGGCGCGCGAGCGCAACCTGGTGCTCGAGCCCGACCTCGTCACCGAGACGAACGAGCTCGCGGTGCAGGCCATCCTCGGGCTGCTCGCCGAGGGCGAGCGCAGCCAGGCGGCCCGGGCCGACGCCACCGGCGCGCGCAACATCCGGCTCGCGACCGACCTCCGCAAGCAGCTGAAGGAGCGGACCGTGCACCACCGGATCCCGTTCCGCGACGCGGCCGACATCGCCGAGGAGACGCGCCTCAGCTTCCGGCGCGGCATCCACGGCAAGCTGATCCTGCCGCCGTCGATCGCGAAGCTCGCCGCGTGA
- the coaBC gene encoding bifunctional phosphopantothenoylcysteine decarboxylase/phosphopantothenate--cysteine ligase CoaBC codes for MDFRNRTVVVCVGGGIAAYKACDLTRLIVKGHGEVRVAMTPAATRFVAPLTFQALSGAPVLTDLFEPAKDLTYGHLEMARVADLVVVAPATADLIARIRAGMADDAVTTAVLAATCPVLLAPAMNTRMWRNVAVQENLAALRARGMHVVGPAAGLLADGDVGEGRLAEPQEIALAAARLLGRQDLAGRKVLVTAGPTREPIDPVRFVSNPSSGKMGYAVARVAARRGAQVTLVSGPTALEDPAGVEVVRVETAEEMARAVDAAQAEMDLFVGAAAVSDYRPAAPAAHKLKKKPGDETLVLARTPDILAGLGARHAGKPGAPVLVGFAAETEEVIARAREKLKGKRCDLVVANKVGAPGAGFGGDTNRVALVSAAELAEIEGTKDKVAEAILDWILPVLDARRPRG; via the coding sequence ATGGACTTCCGCAACCGGACGGTGGTGGTGTGCGTGGGCGGCGGCATCGCCGCGTACAAGGCCTGCGACCTCACGAGACTCATCGTGAAGGGCCACGGCGAGGTGCGCGTCGCCATGACCCCGGCCGCGACCCGGTTCGTGGCCCCGCTCACGTTCCAGGCGCTGTCCGGCGCGCCGGTGCTCACCGACCTCTTCGAGCCGGCGAAGGACCTCACCTACGGCCACCTGGAGATGGCGCGCGTCGCCGACCTGGTGGTGGTGGCGCCCGCCACGGCGGACCTGATCGCGCGGATCCGCGCCGGCATGGCCGACGACGCGGTCACCACCGCGGTGCTCGCCGCCACCTGCCCGGTGCTCCTCGCCCCGGCCATGAACACGCGCATGTGGCGCAACGTCGCGGTGCAGGAGAACCTGGCCGCGCTGCGGGCGCGCGGGATGCACGTGGTCGGCCCGGCCGCGGGGCTGCTCGCCGACGGCGACGTGGGCGAGGGGCGGCTCGCCGAGCCGCAGGAGATCGCGCTCGCCGCCGCGCGGCTGCTGGGGCGCCAGGACCTGGCCGGGCGCAAGGTGCTCGTCACCGCCGGGCCGACCCGCGAGCCCATCGACCCGGTCCGCTTCGTGTCCAACCCCTCGTCCGGCAAGATGGGCTACGCGGTCGCGCGGGTGGCGGCCCGGCGGGGCGCGCAGGTCACGCTCGTCTCCGGGCCCACCGCGCTCGAGGACCCGGCCGGCGTCGAGGTGGTGCGCGTCGAGACCGCCGAGGAGATGGCGCGCGCGGTCGATGCGGCCCAGGCGGAGATGGACCTGTTCGTGGGCGCGGCCGCCGTCTCGGACTACCGGCCCGCCGCGCCCGCCGCGCACAAGCTCAAGAAGAAGCCCGGCGACGAGACGCTCGTGCTCGCCCGCACGCCGGACATCCTGGCCGGGCTGGGCGCGCGCCACGCCGGCAAGCCCGGCGCGCCGGTGCTGGTGGGGTTCGCCGCGGAGACCGAGGAGGTCATCGCGCGCGCCCGCGAGAAGCTGAAGGGCAAGCGCTGCGACCTGGTGGTCGCGAACAAGGTCGGCGCCCCGGGCGCCGGCTTCGGCGGCGACACCAACCGCGTGGCGCTCGTCTCCGCCGCCGAGCTGGCCGAGATCGAGGGGACGAAGGACAAGGTCGCCGAGGCGATCCTCGACTGGATCCTGCCGGTGCTCGACGCGCGCCGCCCGCGAGGCTGA
- a CDS encoding CPBP family intramembrane glutamic endopeptidase, with translation MDPTRPGPSQGDAAPPPPPPPPSPALSPPPGEAAPAAAPFRKSGLAFFAVLLLLYGPGILAQQLHPAAGLAWSEVFVFLLPAFAAALGSNLRPVPYLGLGRPAGVPLALAALAGAAGFLVANALMFAWVEVLPPRITELFDVGRLFDTPGAERYAIAAAAALLAPVCEEIAFRGYLQRTVAIRRGPAAGLAAGTIFFALLHLDPVRLPALLLQGLLFGWLALRSGNTWNAVAAHAMNNALAAGAALAGAGSGADEAAASPAAGQMVATLVTGGVALALLLRAFRNATPPPPPAAAALERRDPVQPSLRFRLARLPQGIWATASLGMTLLAALALVVALGGGRHPPPAAPPGPAPTVPAP, from the coding sequence GTGGATCCCACCCGTCCCGGCCCGTCGCAGGGCGACGCGGCCCCGCCCCCGCCGCCGCCGCCTCCCTCCCCGGCGCTCTCGCCGCCGCCCGGCGAGGCGGCGCCCGCGGCCGCGCCGTTCCGCAAGAGCGGGCTCGCGTTCTTCGCGGTGCTCCTGCTGCTGTACGGCCCCGGCATCCTCGCCCAGCAGCTCCACCCGGCGGCGGGCCTGGCCTGGAGCGAGGTGTTCGTGTTCCTGCTGCCGGCGTTCGCGGCCGCGCTCGGCTCGAACCTGCGCCCGGTCCCGTACCTCGGCCTGGGCCGCCCGGCCGGCGTCCCCCTGGCGCTCGCGGCGCTGGCCGGCGCGGCGGGGTTCCTGGTGGCGAACGCGCTCATGTTCGCGTGGGTGGAGGTGCTCCCGCCGCGGATCACCGAGCTGTTCGACGTCGGCCGGCTCTTCGACACGCCGGGGGCGGAGCGGTACGCCATCGCGGCGGCGGCGGCGCTCCTCGCCCCGGTGTGCGAGGAGATCGCGTTCCGCGGCTACCTGCAGCGCACGGTGGCCATCCGCCGCGGCCCGGCGGCCGGCCTGGCGGCGGGCACGATCTTCTTCGCGCTCCTGCACCTCGATCCGGTCCGCCTCCCCGCGCTCCTGCTGCAGGGCCTCCTGTTCGGCTGGCTGGCGCTGCGCAGCGGCAACACCTGGAACGCGGTCGCCGCGCACGCGATGAACAACGCGCTCGCGGCGGGGGCCGCGCTCGCCGGCGCCGGCTCGGGCGCGGACGAGGCCGCCGCCTCGCCGGCCGCCGGGCAGATGGTGGCGACGCTGGTGACCGGCGGCGTGGCGCTGGCGCTGCTGCTGCGCGCGTTCCGGAACGCGACGCCCCCGCCGCCGCCCGCCGCGGCCGCGCTGGAGCGGCGCGATCCGGTGCAGCCGTCGCTCCGGTTCCGCCTGGCGAGGTTGCCGCAGGGCATCTGGGCGACCGCGTCGCTCGGCATGACCCTGCTCGCGGCGCTCGCGCTCGTGGTCGCGCTGGGGGGCGGGCGCCACCCTCCCCCGGCGGCGCCGCCCGGTCCGGCCCCCACCGTGCCTGCTCCTTGA